The DNA region CTTTCACGAGCGCCCCGCACCCCTCAGTACTGCGCCGAGAACGCGCCGTCGGACTTCAGCAGTTGCCCGGAGATCCAGCGCCCCTCGTCCGACACGAGGAACTCCACCACCGCAGCCACGTCCGCCGGCTGCCCGAGGCGCCCGAGGGGCGTCATCCCGGCCAGACCCGTGCGCGTCTCGTCGTCCATCCAGCCGGTGTCGATGGGCCCGGGGTTCAGCACGTTCGCCGAGATCCCGCGCGGACCGAGCTCGCGCGCCGCAGAGATCACGAGGCGGTCGAGGGCGCCCTTGGATGCGCCGTATGGGAGGTTGCCGGTGACGTGGTCGCTGGTGAGCGCGAGGATCACTCCCCCATCGTCGCCGATCTGCCGCGCGAACGCGGCGATCAGCAGCAGAGTCGCCCGCGCGTTCACGGCGACGTGCAGGTCGAAGCTCTCGGCGGTCGTGTCGAGGATGCCCGACTCCACGTCGTGCGCGTGGCTCAGGATGAGGGCGGTGATCGGTCCGTGCGCGGCGGTGACCTCGGCGATCAGCGCCTCCGGTCCCTCGTGCGTCGAGAGGTCGGCCGGGTGGTCGGCATCGTGCAGGTCGCTGGTGACGACGGTCCATCCGGCGGCGCGCAGTCGAGGGACGATGCCGGCGGCGATGCTGTCGGCACGGGCGGCACCGGTGATCAGAGCGAGGGGCATGTCGCCACGCTATCGGAACCCGGAACTCCCCTCACGTCGCCAGGCACATCAGGGCGACCCCGGCGGCCAGCGCCCACGATTCGGTCGCGACCAGTCGCACGGTGCGCCCGTGATGGACGGGCTCGACGAACCAGTCCGCCACGACGGTCCACAGCACCACGCCGATCACGCCGGCGACGATCAGGACCGACAGCAGCCCCGACAGACCTCCATGACCTCCGTGCGCCCCCGCACAGGCCTCTGGAGCCTCGCCTGTCACCGCACTCTCGAACGAGCAGACGGCGAGGAGCAGGGCGATGAGCGCACGGCGGAAGCACTCGCCGGCAGCCGAGGTTCCGCGCACCCCCACCGTGCCGAGCATGGCGGAGAGCAGAAGCACGGCCCCCAGCCCCAGACCGACCATCGGGGCATCTCCGGCGAGCGCGGCCACGAGCATCGCGGCCGCCATGACCAGCACGGCCTGTCGACCCTGCCACGGCACGGCGCGCCCCGCGATCAGCGAGGCCACCGCCGCGACGACGGCCGCACCGACGAGCAACCAGGGCGCCGCCGGAACGAGATCATTCACACCCGAATCCTATTGACGCAGGAGCGCCCCAGGGCCACGTCCGACGTCCGGAATCAGCACCGCGCCCGGCGTCCGAGAACCAGGTGCGCACCGACCTCAGGGGCGCGCCACGTTCAGGCGAGTGCCGCGATCGCGTCGCGAAGGATGCCGTCGGCCTCGTCGAGGGCGGATGCCGCATCCTCGGGCGTCGCGTCGGCGGCGAGCATGAGGAGTGCGAGCTTGACCGAGCCGTCCGCCGCCTGCAGCGCCCCGGCCGCCTGATCGGTGTCGACGCCGGCGAGCTGCGACACCGTGCGGATGGAGCGGGCGTGGAGCTTCTCGTTCGTGGCCAGCAGGTCGACCATCACCCCTCGATATGTCTTGCCGAGGTTGATCATCGACAGCGTGGTGAGCATGTTGACGACGAGCTTCTGCGCGGTGCCCGACTTGAGCCGGGTGGATCCGGAGATGAACTCGGGACCGGTGACGACCTCGATCGCGATCTCGGCGGCCGCACCGATCTCGGAGTCGGCGTTCGAGGCGATCGCGACAGTGAAGGCGCCGACGCTGCGCGCGTAGGTCAGCCCTCCCACGACATAGGGGGTGCGGCCGGATGCCGAGATGCCGACCACCGTGTCGCTCTCCGAGAGTGCGAGCCTCCGCAGCGAAGCCTCCGCGGCGGTGTCGTCGTCTTCGGCGTTCTCCACGGCCGAGCGGATCGCGGTCTCTCCGCCGGCGATCAGACCGACCACCATCGAGGGATCGGTGCCGAAGGTCGGCGGGCACTCGCTCGCGTCGAGCACGCCGATACGGCCTGCCGTGCCGGCGCCGATGTAGATGAGGCGCCCCCCGCGCCGGAACCGCGCGGTGATGCCGTCGACGGCGGCCGCGATCTCCTCGGCGTGCTCGGCGACGGCCTCGGGCACCCGCCGGTCCTCGGCGTTCATGCGCCGGACGAGCTCAGCGGTGCCGAGCAGGTCGAGGTCGCCGCGCTCGGTCGTCGAGGCCTCGGTGTCGAGGCGGTCGAGCACGGAGAGGAGGGCGGCGAGGCGGGAATCGTCATTCGGCACGGTGGACGAACCTTTCGTGGGGGAGGTCGGTGCGGCGTGCGAGCAGCAGCGCACCGTCGAGGGCGTCACCGCGCGCGGGGACGACCCGACGCCCGGCAGCCTGCAGGGAGGAGGTGAGGCGCTCGCGGAACCACGAATGCGCGGTGAGTCCGCCATGGAGCACGACGTCGGCCGTGAGCGCGGACGCGGCGGACGCCGTCGCCGTGAGCAGTCGGATCCCCTCGGTGACGATCGCGCCGGCGACGACGTCGCCCGACTGCGCGGCGTCGAGGACGAGCGGGGCGAGCGTCGCGAGGCGCCGAGGGAGCGGACCGCCGACCGCGAGCCAGGACTGGATGTCGGTGACCGCGCCGACGGGCTCGGCGATGGCCTCGGTGAGCACTGTGTCCGGCACCAACCCGTCATCGGCGCGCAGCACCGCACGCAGCGCTTCGCGCCCGAGCCACGAACCGCTGCCGAAGTCGCCGAGTTCCGGCCCCCAGCCGTCGACGAGCCGTGCGTCATCGGCGTCGATGCCGAGCGCCACCGCTCCGGTGCCCGCGATGAGGAGCACTCCCCCGGCCCCGTCGAGCGCACCTGCGTGGGCGGTGACCACGTCGGAGGCGACAGCGACTGCGGCACCGGTCGCGGCGGCGAGCCGAGAGGACAGCCCCTGCGCCGCATCCGGTGCCATCCAGGCTCCCGCGGCACCGACGCCGATCCGGTCGAGTCGCTCCCCCGCCAGGAGCGGGAGGATGGCGTCGAACGCGCTGGCCACCCCGCCTGCTGCGGCCAGGCCGGGAGCGCCGACACCGTCACGTTCGATCCGGCCCTCGGCGTCGGAGACCAGGACACGACACCGCGACTTGCCGAGATCGACGGAGGCGCTCTTCTGCACGCTCATCGGCTCTCCTCGGATCGGCGGAAAAAGGCTATGAAAAGAGACTACATGCGAAGTAGACTCTGCAAAAAGAATTTTCACCGCACCGGCGGCACCGCACGATGGAGGACCGATGAGCATCCAGTCGACGATCGAAGCCGCGGCTTCCACGCTCACGCCGTCGCTCGCCCGCATCGCGCTGGTCGTCCGGGAGAACCCCTCGGTCGTGATCGACAACACGATCAACGAGCTGGCCGCGGAATGCGAGACCTCGGTCGCGTCGGTCGTGCGCTTCTGCCGCGCCATCGGCTTCAGCGGCTACGCGCCGCTGCGCATGGCCCTGGCCGCCGAGCTCGGCAAGGAGGCGGCGCAGTTCTCGGCACGCGGAGCCTACGGCTCGGAGATCTCCGACGACGACACCCTGCAGGAGGCGGTGTCGAAGGTCGCGGCTCTCGAACTGCTGGCGATCGAGGAGACCGTCGCCCGTCTCGACTTCGCCGTGCTCGAAGCCGCGGTCGATGCGCTCGACCGCGCCGACCGCATCCTCCTCTACGGGCTCGGCGCCAGTCGGTTCGTGGCCGAAGACCTCACCCACAAACTCCTGCGCGTCGGTCGGAACGCGCACATGCCGGCAGACCCGCACGAAGCCGTGGCCGTCTCGGTGCTGCCCACCGCTCTGACCGTCGCGATCGGCTTCTCCCATTCGGGGTCCACGCTCGAGACGGTGCGCTTCCTGGAGACCGCACGCGCCAGCGGTGCCGCCACGATTGCTGTCACCTCGGCCAAGGATTCTGCCCTCGCGCGTGCGGCCGATCACCCGCTCTTCACCGAGGTGCGCGAATCGACCTTCCGCGCCGGCGCCATGGTGAGCCGCATCGCCCAGCTCACGCTCGTGGACTGCCTGTTCATCGGCGTCGCGAAGCGTCGATACACCGAGACCGTCGATGCTCTGCAGCGCACGGGCCAGGCCACCCGCGCCCTCCGCGGCTGAGGAAAGCGGCGGACGGACCACGCCGGTGCCGAACGCGAGCGAGCCGCCCCGACCCGAAGGTCAGGACGGCTCGCCGTTCCACGACGGTGAGCGTCGTGAAGAGGGTGCGTCTTACTGGTACGACTTCACGATCTCGAGGAGGCTCGGGACGTTGGCGTAGGCCTCTGCCGCGTTCTCCTTCGTGACGATGATCGGGTCGAGCAGGTAGGCCGGAACGACCTTCACGCCGTTGTCGTACTGCTCGGTGTCGTTGACGTCGACCTTCTCACCCTTCTGCAGCTGGCCGACCATCTTGATCGACTGCTCGACGAGGAGCGTGGTGTCCTTGTTGATCGTGGAGTACTGCACACCCTCCATGATCGACTTGACCGACTCGACCTCGGAGTCCTGACCCGTGACCACCGGGACCGGCTTGCCCGCACCCTGCACCGAGGTGATGATGGCGCGAGCGAGGGTGTCGTTCGGGGACAGGACGCCGTCCAGCGTCTCGGAGCTGTACGTCGACGTCAGGATCGAGTCCATGCGGCGCTGAGCGTTCTCCGCCTTCCAGCCCTCGGTCGCCGTCTGGGCGATCTCGGTCTGACCGGACACGACCTTCAGCGTGCCGTCGTCGATCTTCGGCTGGAGCACGTCCATCGCACCGTTGAAGAACACGGCCGAGTTCGCGTCATCGGGCGAGCCCGAGAACAGCTCGATGTTGTACGGAGCTTCATGACCCGCGCGCTCGGCGAGCCCGTCGAGCAGAGCCTGACCCTGCAGCTGACCGACCTTGAAGTTGTCGAACGCGACGTAGTAGTCGACGGCTTCGGTGTTCTCGATCAGACGGTCGTAGGCGATGACGGTGACGCCGGCGTCACGGGCGGCCTCGACCTGGGTGGCGAGCTGCTTGCCGTCCTTCGCACCGATGATGATGACCTTGGCGCCACCGGTGACCATCGCCTGGATCTGGTTCTGCTGCTCGGCGACCGTGTTGCTGGCCGGCGCGTACTGCACGTCAGCCTTGAACCCGGCCTTCTCCAGGCCGTCCGTGAACAGCTGACCGGCGAGGACCCAGTTCTCCGAGGTCTTGTCCGGAAGGGCGACGCCGATCGTGGCATCGGCGGCGAAGCCCTTGGCCTCGTCTCCCGATCCGGAACCGGTGTCACCGCCGCGCTCCGAGGAGCAGCCGGTGAGGGCGAAGGCGCCCGCGACGACAAGCGCTGTCGCCGACAGAAGAATCTTCTTCATGTGATCTCTTTCTCTGGTGTGTGAAGGTCCAGGTGCGCGTGCGGTACGCGCCTGGGCCCCTACTATCCGCGCGTCTCTTCGACGGCGGGGGCTTCGTACTTCTGGCTCGTGGGGTAGTTCGTCTTGGTCGGATCGAACGTGTCGGTCGCCGGGTCCTGCTTGCGGCCGAAGCGACGCGTGAGGAATCCGATGATCGACGGGCGGCCCTGCTGCTTGTTCCAGACGTCGACCCCGACGGCGAACAGGAGCACGAGGCCCTTGATCATGGAGACGACGTCGGCTCCGGCGCCCAGGAGGGCGAGGCCGTTGTTGAGGAACGCCATCACGAGACCACCGATGATCGACCCGATCACGGTTCCGATTCCACCGGAGACGGCTGCGCCACCGATGAAGACAGCGGCGATGGCATCCAGCTCCCAGCCGTTGCCGTCCTGCGGGCCGGAGGCCGTCGCCCTGGCGACGTAGATCATGCCGGCCAACGAGGCGAGCACGGACATGTTCATCATCACGAAGAAGTCGACCCAGCGGTCCTTCACACCCGACAGTCGCGCGGCCTGCCGGTTGCCGCCGACCGCGTAGATGTGGCGACCGAAGACGGTGTTGTTCGTGATGAACGAGTAGAGGATGACGAGGGCCAGCAGGATGATGCCCGAGATCGGGAAGCTGGTGCCCTCGCGCCCGGTGGCGAACAGCCAACCGGCGACGAGGATCACGACCGAGATGAGCACGACCTTGGTGACGCTCACCCAGAGCGGCGCCATGTCGGCGCCCATCTTGTGCTGGATGCGACGGGTGCGGATCTCCCAGAACACGATCCACGCGACGCCGGCGAGAGCGAGGAGCATGGTGAAGACGTTGAAGGGCACCGGGATGAACGACAGCTCGGGAAGGTATCCCGCGCCGATGACCTTGAAGCCCTGCGGCACCGGAATCGACAGCGAGTCGCCCACCGCCTGGTTCGCCCCTCGGAAGAACAGCATGCCGGCCAGCGTCACGATGAACGCCGGCACCCCGACGTAGGCGACCCAGAATCCCTGCCAGGCACCGACCAGCACGCCGACACCGAGACCGAGGAGGATGCCCAACGGCCAGGGGAGGTTCCAGTCCTGCATGGCCTTGGCCACGACGATGCCCGTGAACGCGGCGACGGATCCGACGGAGAGGTCGATGTGACCCATGATGATGACCATCACCATGCCGATGGCCAGGATCAGGATGTACGAGTACTGGTTGACGACGTTGATCAGGTTGCCGGAGGACAGCGTCAGTCCGGTGCCCTTGAAGATCCACGTCAGCACCTGGAAGACGACCAGGATCACGACCAGGCTGCCGAGGATGCCGAACTGACGGAGGGTCGACTGCCCTCCCCCGAACATCTTCGTGATGTCCTTGAAGTGGAAGCCGCGCTTCGTTGCGGTGGTGTCGGTGGTCATGCGGATGCTTTCTGGGTCGCGGAGGTCATGCTGCGCATGAGGTCCTCAGGTGTCGCCTGGTCGGCCGGGATGCAGTCGGTGACCCGACCTTCGAAGACGGTGTAGATGCGGTCGGAGATGCCGAGGAGTTCGGGGAGCTCGCTGGAGATGACGATGACGCCCTTGCCCTGAGCCGCGAGTTCGTTGATGATCGCGTAGATCTCGTACTTCGCACCGACGTCGATGCCACGCGTGGGCTCGTCGAGGATGAGCAGGTCGGGGTCGGTGAACATCCACTTCGCCAGCACGACCTTCTGCTGGTTCCCACCGGACAGCTTGCCGACACCCTCTTCGACGGAGGGCGTCTTGATGCGAAGCGCCTTGCGATAGCGCTCAGCCACCGAGAACTCCTCACGGGAGTCGACGACGCCGTTGTGCGCGATCTTCGAGAGCTTCGCCGCGACGATGGACCGCTTGATCGTGTCGAGCAGGTTGAGTCCGAGCACCTTGCGGTCCTCGCTGACGTACGCGAGCCCGTGCTTGATCGCCGAGGCGACGTCGTGCAGGGCGACCTCCTGGCCGTCCTTGATCAGGGTGCCGGAGAGGAAGGTGCCGTAGGAGCGCCCGAAGATGCTCATCGCGAACTCGGTGCGCCCCGCACCCATGAGACCGGCGATGCCGACGACCTCGCCGCGGCGCACGTTGATGTTCGAGCCCTTCACGACCATGCGCTCCGGCACGGTCGGGTGCTGCACCCACCAGTCCTTGACCTCGAAGAACACCTCGCCGATCTCGGGCGTGCGATCCGGGTACCGGCTCTCGAGCGAGCGGCCGACCATGCCGCGGATGATGCGGTCCTCGTTGATCTCGCCGCGGGAGATGTCGAGCGTCTCGACCGTGCGGCCGTCTCGGATGATCGTGATCTCGTCGGCGATCTGCTCGATCTCGTTGAGCTTGTGGCTGATCATGATCGACGCGATGCCCTTGGCCTTCAGCCCCAGGATCAGGTCGAGCAGGTGCTGCGAGTCGTTCTCGTTGAGGGCAGCGGTCGGCTCGTCGAGGATGAGCAGCTTGACGTCCTTGTTCAGCGCCTTGGCGATCTCGATGAGCTGCTGCTTGCCGACGCCGAGGGTCTTGATCGGCACGTCGGGGTCTTCGCTCAGCCCGACGCGGGCGAGGAGCTCGATGGCCCGCTCCTTCTGAGCCGTCCAGTCGATGCGTCCGCCGCGCTGGATCTCGTTGCCGAGGAAGATGTTCTCGGTGACCGAGAGTTCGGGGATGAGCGCGAGCTCCTGGTGGATGATCGCGATACCCGCCTGCTCGCTGGCCGCGATGTCCCTGAACCGCTGCTCCTCACCGTAGAGCAGGATCTCGCCGTCGTAGGTTCCGTAGGGGTAGACCCCGGACAGAACCTTCATCAGGGTCGACTTCCCGGCGCCGTTCTCCCCGCAGATCGCGTGGATCTCGCCGGCGCGGACGGTGATGGAGACGTCGGCCAACGCCTTGACCCCCGGGAACTCCTTGGTGATGCTGCGCATCTCCAAGATGGGGCCCGACACGGTAGGCAACGTTGCTGTGGTGCTCACGGATCTTCCTCGCGACGTGCGGTCACCTTCGATGTGACCGTTCACATCGGTATATCGTCGTCTTCCGTGGGACCGGTGTCAAGTCGGCACCGGCAATTCGAATCCGGACCGTGACACTGTTGCTGCCGGCGCCATCTCGATCCACCACGCGACGGCACGGATCGAAAGGATTCGATGAATTCGAGCGGCGCGCCAGCGCTGCACGGAACGCGTCAGCGGATCGCGGCGGACTCGCGCGCGCGCAGGATCGTCTGCAGCGGCCCGAACGTCGGCGGCTGCTCCCCCCGGATCTGCGCGAGCAGGATGCGCACTGCTCGACGACCGAGCTCGGGGAAGTCCTGGTGCACGGTGCTGAGCGTGGGAGCAACGTGCGCCGCGACCGGGATGTCGTCGAAGCCGATGACGCTCACATCGTGCGGCACCCGCACACCGGAATCACGGAAACCGTGCATCAGCCCGATCGCCATCAGATCGTTCGCGGCGAACACCGCAGTGAAGTCACGCCGGAGCGACAGCTCCTTGCCGGCGAAGTAACCGAAGTCGGCCGTCCAGTCGCCGCGGATCGGCGGGAACGTCGGCAGATCGGCCTCGCGCAGACCGTCGAGATAGCCGCGCATCCGCGACTCCGCCTCGATCCAGTCCTGGGGACCGGCCAGGTGCAGGATGTCGCTGTGACCGAGCGAGATCAGGTGCTCGGTCGCCGCTTTGGCACCCGCGACCTGATCGGCGGACAGGCTCACGCCATCGGAACCCGAAGCCGTCTGCAGGGTCACGAACGGCATGTCGACCGACATGCCGCGCAGCACATGGAACACCCGCACCTGCGGGGCGAGCACCACGATGCCGTCGGCCTGCTCACGCGACAGCTGCCGCACCGCATGGCCGATGGCCTCCGGCGTCGTGTCGGCGAGGTTCAGGGTCGAGACCGAATAGCCCTCCTCCCGCGCCGCATCCTCGATGCCGGCGATGGACGAGGTGGGTCCGAACTCGCCGATCGTCGCGGACAGGATCCCCAGCATGTTCGACTTGCTGGTGACCAGGGCGCGCGCGGCGAGGTTCGGCCGGTAGTCGAGGACCGAGATGGCATCGAGCACCTTGGCCTTCGTCTCGGGCCGGATGCTCGGATGATCGTTGAGCACGCGGGACACGGTCTGATGCGAGACACCGGCGAGGCGGGCGACGTCGCGGATGCTCGGCAGGCGGGCGCGCTCGGAGGCGGTGGACATCACTTGCCTCCTTGCGTGTGCACGGTCACATCCCCACTACATTATGTCGGTCGACGCCGGTGCGTGCACCTCTCGACGGCGGGACCGTCGCCGAACGGCTTGTGCCCGGGCACCGGAACGACCCCCCGGTTTCGTCGGGCGGCACCGGATCCGCTCCGGCCCGCATGGCATGGTGACGACGTGGACACTCTGCTGCGCGGCGGGCGCGTGATCGACCCGAAGACGGAGACCGACCGGATCACCGATCTGCTGATCGCGGGCGGGCGGGTGGCGGCGGTCGGCGACGGGCTCACGGCGCCACCCGATGGCGAGGTCGTCGATGCCGCCGGCCTCATCATCGGGCCGGGTTTCGTCGACCTGCACAGCCACGTGCACTCGATCGCGGGGCACCGGCTGCAGGCGATGGACGGTGTCACCACCGCCCTCGACCTCGAAGCAGGGCTCATGCCGATCGCCGAGGCTCTCGCGCGCGCCGCGGCCGACGGGCGCCCCCTGAACTACGGGTTCTCGGCCTCCTGGTCGCAGGCACGGGCATACGCGCACCTCGACCGGGTGCCCGTCGCCGACTTCACCGCGTCGATGGATCTGCTCGGCACGCCCGAGTGGCAGCGCTCCTCCTCCCCCGCGGAACGCCGCCGCTGGCTCGGTCTGCTCGAAGACGAGCTGGGGGCGGGGGCTCTCGGCATCGGCGTTCTCATGGGATACGCACCACGGTCCGATCCCGACGAATATCTCGACCTCGCACGTCTGGCCGCCGCAGCGCACGCCCCGACCTTCACGCACGTGCGGGAGCTGATCGAAGCCGACCCCCGCACGCCGATCGACGGCTCGGAAGAGCTCGTGCGCGCCGCTGCCGAGACCGGGGCCGCGATGCACCACTGCCATGTGAACAGCACCTCGCTGCGCCACGTCGACCGCGTGCTGGGCCTGCTCGACCGCAGCCGCGCCGCCGGATCCCGCGTCACCGTCGAGGCGTACCCCTACGGGGCCGGCAGCACGGCGATCGGCGCCTTCTTCCTGGCGCCGGAGAAGCTCCCAGGCCTCGGCATCACTCCACGGTCTCTCGTGCTCGTCGACACCGGCGAGCGCATCGCCGATGAGGCCCGCCTGCGCGAGGTACGCGCGACGGACCCCGGCGCCACCTGCATCGTCGCGTTCCTCGACGAGGGCGACCCGTTCGACCGCGCACACCTGCACCGCGCCCTGGCCTACCCGGATTCGATCGTGGCGAGCGATGCGATGCCGATCTCGTGGAACGCGAGCGGCGGACGCACCGTGTACGAACAGCGCGACTGGCCGCTCCCCGCGGGCGGCCACACTCATCCGCGCACCGCGGGCACCTTCGCGAAGTCGTTGCGGCTCATGGTTCTCGAGAGCGGCACGTGGAGCTGGCTCGAGGCCTTCCGCCGCTGCTCGTTCCTCCCCGCGCGGGTCCTGGACGAGGTCTCGTCCGGCGTGCGGGGCAAGGGACATCTGGCGGTCGGCGCGGATGCCGACATCGTGGTGATCGACCCGACGACGTTGACCGACAGGGCGAGCTACGCCGACCCGATCCGACCGTCGCGGGGCGTTCGGGAGCTCTACGTCCACGGCACTCGCGTCGTGCACGAAGGAGAGATCGTGACCGCAGCCCTACCGGGCCGCGCCGTACGAGGGGATGCCGCATGAACGACGACCTGCAGGAGTTCTTGGACGCCACCGCCGCAGACCTGGGCGTCCCCGGCGCGGTGGTCGGTGTGATCGACGGGGATCGGGAGCTCATCGCGACGACCGGCGTCGCCGCGGTCGATACCGGCGCCGCGGTGACGGAGAGCACCCTGTTCCAGGTCGGCTCGACCTCGAAGACCTTCACGGGAACCGTCGCGATGCACCTGGTCGAGAACGGCGCGCTCGACCTGGACACACGCGTGGTCGACGTGCTCCCCGACTTTCGTCTCGCCGACGGGGAGGCCCTCGCGGCGCTGCGCATCCGGCACCTCCTCACGCATTCCGGAGGGTTCCTGGGTGACGCGGATGATCGGCCAGGGTGGGATGACGACGCCCTCGCCCGCAACGTGGCCACCTTCTCCGATCTTCCGCAGTTCTTCGCGCCCGGTACCATCGCCTCGTACAGCAACGCCGGCATCCGGCTGCTGGGTCGCGTGATCGAGACGATCACGGATGAGACGTTCGAGCAGGCGGTGCAGCGCGTCGTCCTCGATCCGCTGGGCATGACGGAGACGTTCTTCTTCCCGTGGGACGTGATCGCTCGCCCCCATGCGGTGGGGCACGTCCCCGGCGAGAACGGAGCGATGGCGACCTTCCCGCACTGGCCCCTGACTCGCGACATCGCGGCCGAGGGCGGCATCGTGTCGTCGGTGCGCGATCAGCTCGCCTACGCCCGTTTCCAGATGCGCGGCGAGTCCGAGGGCACGCCACCCGTGGGCGACGCGACCCGGCTCCTGATGCAGCAGCCCCACCTCGCCGCCGGTCCGCCCATCGACGCGATCGGTCTGCCCTGGCTGCTCAGCCGACACGGTTCGGCTCGCGTCGTGATGCATGGGGGGAACATCTCCGACACGCAGCTGAGCGAGTTCGTGATGGCTCCGGAGGAAGACCTGGCCGTCACCGTGCTGACCAACAGCGGCAGCGGCAAGGCACTCGGGGCGCAGCTCGTCGACTGGTGCTTCGCACGGCTTCGCGGCATCGAGAAGCCCCCCGAGACGGCGGAGCTGCACGCGGTGGAGCTGCTCGAGGAGATGGTCGGCACCTACGACGCCGGGCAGTGGCGCTACGACGTCACCCGTGTCGGCGATGCGCTCGAGTTCGCGATGGTGCTGCGTGAGGACATCGCCGCCCTCGGTATCCCGGCCCGCCCGCCGCTGCGGCT from Microbacterium sp. SY138 includes:
- a CDS encoding SDR family oxidoreductase, translated to MPLALITGAARADSIAAGIVPRLRAAGWTVVTSDLHDADHPADLSTHEGPEALIAEVTAAHGPITALILSHAHDVESGILDTTAESFDLHVAVNARATLLLIAAFARQIGDDGGVILALTSDHVTGNLPYGASKGALDRLVISAARELGPRGISANVLNPGPIDTGWMDDETRTGLAGMTPLGRLGQPADVAAVVEFLVSDEGRWISGQLLKSDGAFSAQY
- the murQ gene encoding N-acetylmuramic acid 6-phosphate etherase; this encodes MPNDDSRLAALLSVLDRLDTEASTTERGDLDLLGTAELVRRMNAEDRRVPEAVAEHAEEIAAAVDGITARFRRGGRLIYIGAGTAGRIGVLDASECPPTFGTDPSMVVGLIAGGETAIRSAVENAEDDDTAAEASLRRLALSESDTVVGISASGRTPYVVGGLTYARSVGAFTVAIASNADSEIGAAAEIAIEVVTGPEFISGSTRLKSGTAQKLVVNMLTTLSMINLGKTYRGVMVDLLATNEKLHARSIRTVSQLAGVDTDQAAGALQAADGSVKLALLMLAADATPEDAASALDEADGILRDAIAALA
- a CDS encoding BadF/BadG/BcrA/BcrD ATPase family protein produces the protein MSVQKSASVDLGKSRCRVLVSDAEGRIERDGVGAPGLAAAGGVASAFDAILPLLAGERLDRIGVGAAGAWMAPDAAQGLSSRLAAATGAAVAVASDVVTAHAGALDGAGGVLLIAGTGAVALGIDADDARLVDGWGPELGDFGSGSWLGREALRAVLRADDGLVPDTVLTEAIAEPVGAVTDIQSWLAVGGPLPRRLATLAPLVLDAAQSGDVVAGAIVTEGIRLLTATASAASALTADVVLHGGLTAHSWFRERLTSSLQAAGRRVVPARGDALDGALLLARRTDLPHERFVHRAE
- a CDS encoding MurR/RpiR family transcriptional regulator is translated as MSIQSTIEAAASTLTPSLARIALVVRENPSVVIDNTINELAAECETSVASVVRFCRAIGFSGYAPLRMALAAELGKEAAQFSARGAYGSEISDDDTLQEAVSKVAALELLAIEETVARLDFAVLEAAVDALDRADRILLYGLGASRFVAEDLTHKLLRVGRNAHMPADPHEAVAVSVLPTALTVAIGFSHSGSTLETVRFLETARASGAATIAVTSAKDSALARAADHPLFTEVRESTFRAGAMVSRIAQLTLVDCLFIGVAKRRYTETVDALQRTGQATRALRG
- a CDS encoding sugar-binding protein: MKKILLSATALVVAGAFALTGCSSERGGDTGSGSGDEAKGFAADATIGVALPDKTSENWVLAGQLFTDGLEKAGFKADVQYAPASNTVAEQQNQIQAMVTGGAKVIIIGAKDGKQLATQVEAARDAGVTVIAYDRLIENTEAVDYYVAFDNFKVGQLQGQALLDGLAERAGHEAPYNIELFSGSPDDANSAVFFNGAMDVLQPKIDDGTLKVVSGQTEIAQTATEGWKAENAQRRMDSILTSTYSSETLDGVLSPNDTLARAIITSVQGAGKPVPVVTGQDSEVESVKSIMEGVQYSTINKDTTLLVEQSIKMVGQLQKGEKVDVNDTEQYDNGVKVVPAYLLDPIIVTKENAAEAYANVPSLLEIVKSYQ
- the mmsB gene encoding multiple monosaccharide ABC transporter permease — protein: MTTDTTATKRGFHFKDITKMFGGGQSTLRQFGILGSLVVILVVFQVLTWIFKGTGLTLSSGNLINVVNQYSYILILAIGMVMVIIMGHIDLSVGSVAAFTGIVVAKAMQDWNLPWPLGILLGLGVGVLVGAWQGFWVAYVGVPAFIVTLAGMLFFRGANQAVGDSLSIPVPQGFKVIGAGYLPELSFIPVPFNVFTMLLALAGVAWIVFWEIRTRRIQHKMGADMAPLWVSVTKVVLISVVILVAGWLFATGREGTSFPISGIILLALVILYSFITNNTVFGRHIYAVGGNRQAARLSGVKDRWVDFFVMMNMSVLASLAGMIYVARATASGPQDGNGWELDAIAAVFIGGAAVSGGIGTVIGSIIGGLVMAFLNNGLALLGAGADVVSMIKGLVLLFAVGVDVWNKQQGRPSIIGFLTRRFGRKQDPATDTFDPTKTNYPTSQKYEAPAVEETRG
- the mmsA gene encoding multiple monosaccharide ABC transporter ATP-binding protein, which translates into the protein MRSITKEFPGVKALADVSITVRAGEIHAICGENGAGKSTLMKVLSGVYPYGTYDGEILLYGEEQRFRDIAASEQAGIAIIHQELALIPELSVTENIFLGNEIQRGGRIDWTAQKERAIELLARVGLSEDPDVPIKTLGVGKQQLIEIAKALNKDVKLLILDEPTAALNENDSQHLLDLILGLKAKGIASIMISHKLNEIEQIADEITIIRDGRTVETLDISRGEINEDRIIRGMVGRSLESRYPDRTPEIGEVFFEVKDWWVQHPTVPERMVVKGSNINVRRGEVVGIAGLMGAGRTEFAMSIFGRSYGTFLSGTLIKDGQEVALHDVASAIKHGLAYVSEDRKVLGLNLLDTIKRSIVAAKLSKIAHNGVVDSREEFSVAERYRKALRIKTPSVEEGVGKLSGGNQQKVVLAKWMFTDPDLLILDEPTRGIDVGAKYEIYAIINELAAQGKGVIVISSELPELLGISDRIYTVFEGRVTDCIPADQATPEDLMRSMTSATQKASA
- a CDS encoding LacI family DNA-binding transcriptional regulator; the protein is MSTASERARLPSIRDVARLAGVSHQTVSRVLNDHPSIRPETKAKVLDAISVLDYRPNLAARALVTSKSNMLGILSATIGEFGPTSSIAGIEDAAREEGYSVSTLNLADTTPEAIGHAVRQLSREQADGIVVLAPQVRVFHVLRGMSVDMPFVTLQTASGSDGVSLSADQVAGAKAATEHLISLGHSDILHLAGPQDWIEAESRMRGYLDGLREADLPTFPPIRGDWTADFGYFAGKELSLRRDFTAVFAANDLMAIGLMHGFRDSGVRVPHDVSVIGFDDIPVAAHVAPTLSTVHQDFPELGRRAVRILLAQIRGEQPPTFGPLQTILRARESAAIR